The following proteins come from a genomic window of Asterias amurensis chromosome 15, ASM3211899v1:
- the LOC139948487 gene encoding L-rhamnose-binding lectin SML-like, whose protein sequence is MAGEAMYTVGALILLTLAVGFLQVVNSESCSVMMSVDAGQDGLLRQQTMSAFRATCRKDKKNKPTAVTIQKLECEKDNFAINCGDDEMISVKWALYGFDADSNHRCFINSGHCAGNDEATSLDKVKTECQGIQQCTFIPSNGWYGSDPCGNVGKYLNVTYVCLHDSA, encoded by the exons ATGGCAGGCGAAGCAATGTACACCGTAGGCGCACTCATTCTTCTTACTTTGGCAGTCGGTTTCTTACAAGTTGTAAACAGTGAATCCTGCAGTGTGATGATGTCGGTGGATGCTGGCCAAGATGGTCTACTCAGACAGCAAACAATGTCGGCCTTTAGAGCAACTTGCCGTAAAGACAAGAAGAATAAACCAACGGCAGTCACTA TTCAAAAGCTTGAATGTGAGAAAGATAACTTCGCTATCAACTGTGGAGACGATGAGATGATCAGTGTAAAGTGGGCCCTCTACGGTTTCGATGCTGACAGTAACCATCGTTGTTTCATCAACTCGGGCCACTGTGCAGGAAATGATGAAGCTACGTCGCTTGATAAAGTGAAGACCGAATGTCAGGGGATACAACAATGTACTTTCATCCCAAGTAATGGGTGGTATGGATCAGACCCATGTGGAAACGTTGGGAAGTACCTCAACGTAACTTATGTCTGCCTGCATGACAGTGCGTGA